The following are encoded together in the bacterium genome:
- a CDS encoding ATP-binding protein, which yields MKIAVASGKGGTGKTTVATNMAYCLCKSGAKTTLLDCDTEEPNAHLFFDLKNIVNQEIGMPIPKLIPEKCNGCSICGDVCRFSAIINIGELTIIHPGMCHGCRACWELCPTGALEPSERTLGKVIHGESEGLFISYGKLDIGELSGNRLIQAVKDNYQLDAINIIDAPPGTSCSVVETLSEIDFLLLVAEPTPFGLANLNSIVELADKINIPTGILINRSTAQEDPLIEAYASRKGIKILGKIPLDRKIAELYSSGKLFAKYLTEYHEFFINLNNKIVSQVEL from the coding sequence ATGAAAATTGCAGTTGCAAGTGGCAAGGGTGGAACCGGAAAAACCACTGTTGCTACTAATATGGCTTATTGCCTTTGTAAAAGTGGAGCGAAAACGACGCTCCTCGATTGTGATACCGAGGAACCAAATGCGCATCTCTTCTTCGATCTGAAGAATATTGTTAATCAGGAAATCGGTATGCCTATACCAAAGCTCATTCCAGAAAAGTGCAACGGATGTTCAATATGTGGAGATGTCTGCCGTTTCAGCGCTATCATAAATATCGGTGAATTAACCATAATCCATCCAGGGATGTGTCATGGCTGTAGGGCGTGTTGGGAACTCTGTCCCACGGGCGCATTAGAACCATCTGAGCGCACTTTGGGAAAAGTAATACATGGCGAGAGTGAAGGGCTCTTTATCTCTTACGGCAAGCTCGACATAGGCGAGTTGTCGGGGAACCGACTTATACAAGCTGTTAAAGATAATTATCAACTCGATGCGATTAATATAATTGATGCGCCACCTGGAACATCTTGTTCAGTAGTAGAAACGCTTAGCGAAATTGATTTTCTACTCCTTGTAGCTGAACCCACACCTTTTGGACTCGCTAATTTAAATTCTATAGTCGAACTTGCTGATAAGATTAATATCCCGACCGGGATATTAATTAATCGTTCGACAGCGCAAGAGGACCCTCTCATCGAGGCATACGCCTCTAGAAAAGGCATTAAAATCCTTGGAAAGATTCCTCTCGATAGGAAAATCGCGGAATTATACTCTTCGGGAAAGTTATTCGCTAAATATTTAACCGAGTATCATGAGTTTTTTATAAACTTAAATAACAAAATCGTCTCGCAGGTCGAACTATGA
- a CDS encoding (4Fe-4S)-binding protein: MKKIVITGGKGGCGKTTVAASLAYLSKNWVIADCDVDSPNLGILAQPTIEGKHSFKGTSFKIDLNSCKQCGLCRDKCAYGAIDEHYIIDPILCESCGYCKVLCNFGAIDETEVEIGYWRDGSSRFGPFFDAYLYPGAENSGKLVTLLREKAEKRAEQSDAHGVIIDGPPGIGCPVIASITGTDLAIAVAEPTISGLHDVSRIVELSSTLKSPVGLLINKADISSVKEAELRTFAKDNNIEILGALPYEPMANKAQSAMKTMVEYAPEGDYAIEMGIIWNKILALLGE, translated from the coding sequence ATGAAAAAAATCGTTATTACAGGCGGAAAAGGAGGTTGTGGTAAAACAACAGTCGCAGCCTCATTAGCATACCTTTCAAAAAACTGGGTTATCGCCGATTGCGATGTAGATTCCCCTAATCTAGGCATATTAGCACAACCAACTATCGAAGGTAAACACTCTTTCAAGGGGACAAGTTTTAAAATCGATTTAAACAGTTGCAAACAGTGTGGTCTTTGTAGGGATAAATGTGCTTATGGAGCAATCGACGAACATTATATAATAGATCCCATTTTATGCGAATCCTGCGGATATTGTAAAGTTCTTTGTAACTTTGGAGCAATCGACGAAACAGAGGTTGAAATTGGTTATTGGCGAGATGGATCAAGCAGATTCGGACCTTTTTTCGACGCTTACCTTTATCCGGGAGCAGAAAACTCCGGCAAACTGGTTACTCTTCTTCGTGAAAAAGCCGAAAAACGTGCCGAACAATCAGATGCCCATGGTGTTATAATCGATGGGCCTCCTGGGATTGGATGTCCGGTTATCGCCTCGATTACCGGCACAGATTTAGCCATCGCAGTGGCCGAACCGACGATTTCGGGTTTGCACGATGTTAGCCGCATAGTAGAATTGTCATCCACATTGAAATCTCCTGTCGGCTTGCTCATAAATAAGGCCGATATTTCATCGGTAAAAGAAGCCGAATTACGCACTTTCGCAAAAGATAATAATATAGAAATTTTGGGCGCACTTCCCTACGAACCCATGGCCAACAAGGCTCAATCAGCAATGAAAACTATGGTAGAATACGCTCCAGAGGGCGATTATGCTATCGAAATGGGGATTATCTGGAACAAAATTCTAGCCCTATTGGGAGAATGA
- a CDS encoding DUF134 domain-containing protein codes for MTRPKKIRFIQEIPDFHYFKPAGLPMRALKEISITSDELEALRLVNIEGLYQEQAAEAMGISRQTLGRILSGVQTRLTEALIEGKAIRIESADYAIPSGKVKLSEHRRRKGHQWRW; via the coding sequence ATGACCCGTCCAAAAAAAATAAGGTTTATTCAGGAAATACCCGATTTTCATTATTTCAAACCCGCAGGATTACCTATGCGTGCGCTCAAAGAGATCTCGATTACATCGGACGAATTAGAGGCACTTCGCCTTGTTAATATTGAAGGGCTATATCAAGAACAAGCTGCAGAGGCAATGGGTATTTCGCGACAGACGCTCGGGAGAATCCTGTCAGGCGTGCAAACACGCTTGACGGAGGCCCTTATCGAGGGCAAAGCTATACGTATAGAAAGTGCGGACTATGCGATTCCCTCGGGAAAAGTTAAATTATCGGAACATCGAAGACGTAAAGGCCATCAATGGCGCTGGTAA